One genomic region from Gemmobacter aquarius encodes:
- a CDS encoding BrnT family toxin gives MQIEYDAAKRQETLALRGIDMADARVVFAGPCVTAEDGRFEYGEPRFLTVGFLRQRMVIVAWTPRGDNCRVISMRKANDREISRYAVALRAIYG, from the coding sequence ATGCAGATCGAGTATGATGCCGCCAAGCGTCAGGAAACGTTGGCACTGCGCGGAATCGACATGGCCGACGCTCGGGTGGTGTTTGCTGGCCCATGCGTAACGGCCGAGGACGGGCGTTTCGAATATGGCGAACCGCGCTTCCTGACCGTCGGCTTCCTGCGGCAGCGCATGGTGATCGTCGCATGGACCCCGCGCGGAGATAACTGCCGTGTGATCAGTATGAGGAAAGCAAATGACCGCGAAATTTCCCGATACGCCGTTGCGCTCCGAGCCATTTACGGATGA
- the murI gene encoding glutamate racemase, which produces MAVGVFDSGLGGLTVYDAVTRRLPDVPFVYFGDNAHAPYGVRTHDDIFNLTCAAVTRLWDEGCDLVILACNTASAAALKRMQETWVPKDKRVLGVFVPLIEALTERQWGDNSPPREVAVKHVALFATPATVASRAFQRELAFRAIGVDVEAQPCGGVVDAIEQGDEILAEALVRSHVEALKRRMPTPEAAILGCTHYPLMQKVFQEALGEGVKVYSQANLVAESLADYLERRPEFLGAGRESKFLTTGDARAVSDRATQFLRKNVAFERA; this is translated from the coding sequence ATGCCGTCACGCGGCGCCTGCCCGATGTGCCATTCGTCTATTTCGGCGACAACGCCCACGCGCCCTACGGTGTGCGGACGCATGACGACATCTTCAACCTGACCTGCGCCGCCGTGACGCGCCTCTGGGATGAAGGCTGCGATCTGGTGATCCTTGCCTGCAACACGGCTTCCGCCGCCGCCTTGAAGCGGATGCAGGAGACTTGGGTGCCCAAGGACAAGCGCGTGCTGGGCGTCTTCGTCCCGCTGATCGAGGCGCTGACCGAACGGCAATGGGGCGACAACAGCCCCCCGCGCGAGGTTGCGGTGAAACACGTGGCGCTTTTCGCCACACCCGCCACGGTCGCCTCGCGCGCCTTCCAGCGCGAACTGGCCTTTCGCGCGATCGGGGTCGACGTCGAAGCCCAACCCTGCGGCGGCGTGGTCGATGCCATCGAACAGGGCGACGAGATCTTGGCCGAGGCGCTGGTGCGGTCCCACGTCGAGGCATTGAAGCGCCGAATGCCGACGCCCGAGGCAGCGATTCTGGGCTGCACGCATTACCCGCTGATGCAAAAGGTGTTTCAGGAGGCCTTGGGCGAGGGGGTCAAGGTCTACTCGCAGGCGAATCTGGTGGCCGAGTCGCTGGCAGATTATCTGGAGCGGAGGCCCGAGTTTCTGGGGGCAGGGCGCGAGTCGAAGTTCCTGACCACGGGGGATGCGCGGGCGGTATCGGATCGGGCGACGCAGTTCCTGCGGAAGAATGTGGCGTTCGAGAGGGCCTGA
- the ccmE gene encoding cytochrome c maturation protein CcmE — protein sequence MKGLKKQRRIQIIALAAVLLVGSTALIGYAMQDGINFFRSPSQVFENPPGDGEVFRIGGLVEEGSLQRGQGETITFKVTDTKSSVPVAYTGVLPDLFAEGQGMVGTGRMVAGTFEASEILAKHDETYMPSEVVDALKEQGVYVDPNPGS from the coding sequence ATGAAAGGTCTGAAGAAGCAGCGCCGCATCCAGATCATCGCCCTTGCGGCGGTGCTGCTGGTGGGGTCAACCGCCCTGATCGGCTATGCCATGCAAGACGGGATCAACTTCTTCCGCTCGCCCAGTCAGGTGTTTGAAAATCCGCCCGGCGATGGCGAGGTGTTCCGCATCGGCGGTCTGGTCGAGGAAGGCTCGCTGCAACGCGGGCAGGGCGAGACGATCACCTTCAAGGTGACCGATACGAAATCGTCGGTTCCCGTCGCCTATACCGGGGTTTTGCCCGATCTCTTTGCCGAGGGGCAAGGCATGGTGGGCACGGGCCGCATGGTTGCAGGCACCTTCGAGGCGAGCGAGATCCTGGCCAAGCACGATGAAACCTATATGCCGTCCGAAGTCGTGGATGCGCTCAAAGAACAGGGCGTCTACGTCGATCCGAACCCCGGAAGCTGA
- a CDS encoding 3TM-type holin gives MGVIDRLLSSGEATAALKVLTDALSAEMPPAARKAGRYNSMVDAMNRLPRPLLALGSLLLVAYAMVDPAGFSQRMTALAGMPEALWWLIGAVITFTFGARETHYLRAGKAVEPPETTAIDANPALDDWQSTRP, from the coding sequence ATGGGCGTGATCGACCGACTGCTTTCCTCTGGCGAAGCCACCGCCGCGCTAAAGGTGCTGACCGATGCGCTGTCCGCCGAGATGCCGCCCGCCGCCCGAAAGGCAGGGCGTTACAACAGCATGGTCGATGCGATGAACCGCCTGCCGCGCCCGCTGCTGGCGCTTGGCTCGCTGCTGCTGGTGGCCTATGCGATGGTCGATCCTGCGGGGTTTTCGCAGCGCATGACCGCGCTGGCAGGCATGCCCGAGGCGCTGTGGTGGCTGATCGGGGCGGTCATAACCTTTACCTTTGGCGCCCGCGAAACCCATTACCTGCGGGCGGGCAAGGCGGTGGAACCGCCCGAAACCACCGCAATCGACGCAAATCCGGCGCTGGACGACTGGCAAAGCACCCGACCCTGA
- a CDS encoding BrnA antitoxin family protein — MTAKFPDTPLRSEPFTDDYDPASKPDDDIPDLSTPYWVEQFAKATVQRGRPKELAPKVSTTIRLDPDVLAAFKAEGPGWQSRINEALRRAAGL; from the coding sequence ATGACCGCGAAATTTCCCGATACGCCGTTGCGCTCCGAGCCATTTACGGATGATTACGATCCCGCTTCGAAGCCGGATGACGATATTCCCGATCTGTCCACCCCCTATTGGGTAGAGCAATTCGCCAAGGCAACTGTCCAGCGCGGACGGCCAAAGGAGCTTGCGCCCAAGGTTTCCACGACCATCCGGCTCGACCCCGATGTGCTGGCGGCGTTCAAGGCCGAGGGGCCCGGCTGGCAATCACGGATCAATGAAGCCCTGCGCCGCGCGGCTGGCCTCTGA
- the argC gene encoding N-acetyl-gamma-glutamyl-phosphate reductase gives MTANIAILGASGYTGAELVRLIATHPSMRITALSADRKAGMEMAEVFPFLRHLTLPRLQKIDEIDFSGIDLCFCALPHATTQAVVSKLPRDLKIVDLSADFRLRDAAEYEKWYGQPHTAPDLQKEAVYGLTEFYRDDIRSGRLIAGTGCNAATGQYALRPLIAAGVIDLDDILIDLKAGVSGAGRSLKENLLHAELSGGTHSYSAGGKHRHLGEFDQEFSKIAGRPVLVQFTPHLLPMNRGILATTYVRGDPATVHATLAQAYADEPFLRVLPFGALPSTRDIAGSNFCHIGVIGDRIAGRAVVIAVLDNLTKGSSGQAIQNANLMLGIEETAGLMLAPVFP, from the coding sequence ATGACCGCCAACATCGCAATCCTTGGCGCTTCCGGCTATACGGGGGCAGAGCTTGTCCGGCTGATCGCCACCCATCCTTCGATGCGCATCACGGCGCTGAGCGCGGACCGCAAGGCGGGGATGGAGATGGCCGAGGTGTTTCCCTTTCTGCGCCACCTGACCCTGCCGCGCTTGCAAAAGATCGACGAGATCGACTTTTCCGGCATCGATCTGTGCTTTTGCGCGCTGCCGCATGCCACCACGCAAGCCGTGGTCAGCAAGCTTCCGCGCGACCTCAAGATCGTAGACCTGTCCGCCGATTTCCGGCTGCGCGATGCGGCGGAATACGAGAAATGGTATGGCCAGCCCCACACCGCGCCCGATCTGCAAAAGGAAGCGGTTTACGGGCTGACCGAGTTTTACCGCGACGATATCCGCAGCGGGCGCCTGATCGCGGGCACGGGATGCAATGCGGCCACGGGGCAATATGCGCTGCGCCCGTTGATCGCGGCGGGGGTGATCGATCTTGACGACATCCTGATCGACCTGAAAGCCGGGGTCAGCGGGGCAGGGCGGTCGCTCAAGGAAAACCTGCTGCATGCCGAATTGTCGGGTGGAACGCACAGCTATTCGGCGGGCGGCAAGCACCGGCATCTGGGCGAGTTCGATCAGGAATTCTCGAAAATCGCCGGTCGCCCCGTGCTGGTGCAGTTCACCCCGCATCTGTTGCCGATGAACCGCGGCATCCTTGCCACCACCTATGTCAGGGGCGACCCTGCCACGGTTCACGCCACGCTGGCGCAGGCTTACGCTGACGAACCTTTTCTTCGGGTGCTACCCTTTGGCGCACTCCCCTCGACACGCGACATCGCAGGGAGCAACTTTTGCCATATCGGCGTGATCGGGGACCGTATCGCGGGTCGCGCCGTGGTGATAGCAGTCTTGGACAATCTGACCAAAGGCTCGTCCGGTCAGGCGATCCAGAACGCGAACCTGATGTTGGGTATCGAGGAAACGGCGGGGCTGATGCTGGCGCCGGTGTTTCCGTAA
- a CDS encoding holin-associated N-acetylmuramidase, whose product MDIIQIALDIARSEGGYVNDPADPGGPTNRGVTLGTLRRLRLDLNGDGRSDMADLHALTLEQAADVFLRDYYRRPQIDRLPETLQAQVFDMQVNAGAQAVRILQKLLVRMGFACAADGRIGAQTVQQAFAAAAAAPDHLADAYGVARRNFYYALADARPSLRKFARRSEGGKGGWITRAEGFFAPRYHLTEAQHRERTAKWA is encoded by the coding sequence ATGGACATCATCCAGATCGCTTTGGACATCGCCCGCAGCGAAGGCGGCTATGTCAACGACCCCGCCGATCCGGGCGGGCCGACCAACCGTGGTGTCACGCTTGGCACGCTGCGCCGTCTGCGGCTTGACCTGAACGGCGACGGACGGTCCGATATGGCCGATCTGCACGCGCTGACGCTGGAACAGGCCGCCGATGTGTTCCTGCGCGACTATTACCGCCGCCCGCAGATCGACCGCCTGCCCGAAACCCTTCAGGCGCAGGTGTTTGACATGCAGGTGAACGCAGGCGCGCAAGCGGTTCGGATTCTTCAGAAATTGCTGGTCCGTATGGGCTTTGCCTGCGCCGCCGATGGCCGTATCGGGGCGCAGACGGTGCAGCAGGCTTTCGCCGCCGCTGCCGCTGCACCCGACCATCTGGCCGATGCCTACGGCGTTGCCCGCCGGAATTTCTATTATGCCTTGGCCGATGCCCGCCCGAGTTTACGCAAATTCGCCCGCCGCAGCGAGGGCGGCAAGGGTGGCTGGATCACCCGCGCCGAGGGCTTCTTTGCGCCCCGCTATCACCTGACCGAAGCACAACACCGCGAAAGGACCGCCAAATGGGCGTGA